Sequence from the Rhinatrema bivittatum chromosome 6, aRhiBiv1.1, whole genome shotgun sequence genome:
TATTGCGGATTgtaaactgtttaaaagataggaaacagaaagtaggactaaatggccagttttctcaGAGGAGAAAGGCAATAACTAGAAAACctctgggactggtgctttttaaaatatttttaaatgatctggaaaagcgTACAGTGAGTgagatgacacaacattattctgagtttttaaatgacaagcagattgtgagaaatttctggagaaccttgcaagacttgaaaattgggcatccaaatggcagacaaaatttaatctgtacaagtacaaagtgatgcacatggggaaaagtaacccacactgtacttacccgatgttaggttccatattaggagatacctcAATGAAAAGGACCTGGGTATAATTGTGGAgagtactttgaaatccttggttcagtgtacggtggtggtcaaaaaaggaaacagaatgttaggaattattagaaagggaatggaaaatgtcataatacatgtgtatcactccatggtgagatcacacctagagtactgtgtgcaattctgattgccacatctaaaaaacaaaaaaaagatgaactggaaaaggtacagagaagggcaaccaaaatgataatgagaatggaacagcttcccaataaaaataaaagggtaaAAGGTTAAGTctattcagcttagagaagagacagctgaggagatatgatagaggtctataaaatcatgagtggaatagaatgggtaaatgataactggttatttactctttcaaaaaattcaaatgcTAGGAGATATTCTATGAAGTTGGTaagtagcacatgtaaaagaatcagaaaaaattatttttcactcaatgcacaattaagctttggaattcatcgccagaggatgtggtaaaggcagataACATAGcataagaaaggtttggacaagttcctagaggagaaatccatcaactgttattaaccagatagacttgaggAATcgcactacttatccctgggccttagcagcatgagatctatctaatgtttgagatcctaccaggtacttgtgacctgaactggccactgttatAAATAGAATTctgagcttgatgaactctcggtctgacccagtatggcaattcttctgttcttttgttttatagtagtagtagcagtaatagcattctctctcttcttctcttgcACTCCTCCTCCATGAAATAACTTTGTCTTCCCCATGACCTTACCCTCAAAACCTTTAGAATGAAGATATATGCTGTCTTAGCACAGTGTACTATTTGAGATGAATATAGAGAAGTAATAATATTTGTGCAGCATCAACTAAAGTTACTTTGAACTCATTATTTAAAATCTATTTAAATTGCTCCTCCAACATGCCATCCACAATTCCCCACAACTTCTACTAGTGGTAAATTTTGGAACCACTGGGCGTGGCTACCAGCCTAAAAGTACCATATGCACGAAAACgtgtaactgggttttatgctatataattgaaagaaaacaaatgatttTGCTGCACAGATTGATGCCCTGTAATAAGTAAAGACAAGAATTCAGCATTCTGTCAATGTATTTCAAAGTTTGGTGATACAGTAGTGGTTTCTTTACTGTTAGTATCATATGACTTACAATAAAGGAACTCATTGTAGGGCTTTGGTTGTTGATAGTAAATGTTTTTAGTATGAACATAAAATCAGATACAATGACCaataaaaacaaagttaaaaCATCAACTGTGAATatacagtaaaatctaaaaatatactACAAACCACCAGTAGTGGCTAACACTTTAGAACAGCTGTGTGCATGAAAATATACAACTACGTTTTTAggctctataattgaaagaaaacttaAGAATTACTTACAATGCAAATTAAAATgtcttttacattttaacagcTGTTTTTACCAGCATTTGATGAAAATTTTCACGTTGAAGTACAGTTCCACTAGAACTGCTGCAGGTACATTGCTATACAATTGAGAAGGGTAAAGGCTCGTACAATCAGTGAACATGATTGCAGCATGTTGTAGCTCCATGACTTTTCATCATTTATGACTGTCAGTGTTGTACATATCCACAATATAATTTAGGTTTAGCTTACATGTAATATATGATATATAATACACATATACCTAACTTGATCTAATCAGGCCTGAACAGATGCTCATATAAATTATTGCATAACAAAGAACCCCTCTTAGTGGGAGGCAAGTACTTCATTGATTAGACATTCAGCAAATTCTAAAGATTGACTTGAATATATAATCTGAGGACTGATCCAATCACCTCAAACAATTCAAGGAGACAAAAAATGATCTAATTATTGCCTTTGTCTAATAAAGGCTAAAATCATCAAGAACAATCACCAAACACAAAAGGCAGATACAGACAACCTTGTTAAACAGACCTTTCTCATCTCTGACTTATCacaccttcccctttctcccttttctctctctttctgtctgtaAGGCACTGCACCATTCTCTGTTATATCTTTGTAAAATACTTGCATATCTCATATAAAATATTCTTATACAAATACCCATCTTCCTTTCTACTCTCTACTGTATCCACCGCCCTGGGAAACTGAACTTTGCATGTCATTAATTGGTATGTCAtcactaataataataaattatatgATGACTTTTGATTTTGGAAAATGTTATACCCCCCTTCACATTTTGCTCCATATATGATCACACCCTAGAACAGCCAAGAAAATGTTTTTGCGCCAATGAATGTTTCCCAATTTCCACTCATCCTGATTCATCTTATGATGCGCTTTGACTTCTATCTGCACTCTTTCTGTTTCTGGTTGTACTTATCTAGCTTAGAAGCCATGAACTGCAAAATTCGGCACTTGGCTTTTGGCAGGAATAGCTGTTCATCTAGCGTgacgtaaataaaataaaaataataaaaataaaaaattgtgtgCCAGCTTTGTAACACATTTGTATGTTTTTGATAAACTGGTTCCAAATCTCTGAAAATATATCAAACTTATCGAGTCTCAGTTTCTAAGTAGAAAGTTAGACACACCTAGGAATTATTTTGTGAAAGGGAACaatgagaagagaaaaaaagaaaacagaagataAGTGGCTTAAAAGCACaatggcaattttaaaaaagtgatcTGTAAAAGTAGCAGTCTAAGCCATGCAATGCCACAAGCTGATACCAGATGTCAGCATAATACAGTAAATAGTACAGTACAAGCTCACATGCACAAATATGCAACTGACAGTTCTAGTTCTGTGACCCATTTTTACCGATTGTGCAAGCCTTGAAATTTCATGAATGCATGAAAACATGCAATCTGCAGTTCTAGTAACTTACATACCACATTTTTCCTGTCTATTGTACAGTTTTTGAAAGTATAAAGCTATAATCTATATCATATAATTTAAAATGCAGTCATAATTGCTGTCAGTGCAAACAATCATACTATAAGATATATTGACTAACATATAACCCTCAAATCCTTTACAGGTAAGACTTTTGACTGTATAATGATATAGAGTTCTAGGAGCCATGTTGATCCTGAATAAAACTGGAATATTTGTAGGTGATACGTTTTTAAAGGGCCAACATAAAAGATGCTGTAGTAGATTTCAAAGATTGCTTTGGACCTGCTGTTTATAGATCAACATCATAATAAGACAGATCATCCCAAGTCTAAAACAATATCATGTAATAATGCCTTAGCACTACCCCTAACACCCACTCAGATTTAAACCTTTAGACAATTGGAGGGCCCTGCTAAGCACTACCCAGGCCCACTTGTACTTGTGCACATGCCCCTATGTTGGCAACCTTCAATTTACCAAATGGGTTCCAATTGCTTCTGGGGCAAGTACCCCATCCACAAGCTATCCTGTGTCAATTTCGAGGGACACTGAGGCATAACACAACCCAAGGATCACACAATTCCTAGAAATACCTAcagatcaaataaaaaaaataccaagaTCATCAGTCAACCACAGGACAGATCTAACAAACTGAAAAATTTAACAAATAGCAAGaacagtgaacaaaaaaaaaagatttaatttgcaAACAACAGGTAAAATAACAGGAACTCATACAGTTACTGCTAACTAGATCATTTTACTTAGTCAGTGCCTGGGAAAGTTCAGGAAAGACTGTCCTAACAAAATTATGTAGAGCTGGGATAGGGCATTGACACAAATCTGGCTTCTCTGTACTCCCAGCCAAGACTGAAATCTTCTGGCAATTTGTGGGGTTGGTCTAAATCTCACTTTGGGGTATTCAAGATGCTGATTAGCCTGAAACTGGAGAGCACAGCAGGAGTTAGACTGCTACCTACCAGTCAGTTCAAGAACTGAAAAGATTTTACCAGGGTGACAAGAAGGGCTCGGTGCAAAATAAGAAATTCCAATAGGCACAAAGATCCCCATTTCATCACACATAGACTACCTTGTTTCATTAAAAAACTGAATTTAGTTGtttgtccttaaaaaaaaaaaaaaaaaaaagaaagatagaaGGTCTCAATGCAAGCCTCTAAAGTATTTTAATTCCACATGGTTGGTGCATATAGACTGAAGATATATTGTAATTACACTTTAGCCTGTAAAATTCTGCAGAGGTGTCATTATATGGATTCTGAGTCACAAATTGAGTACCATTCAAAGaataatttgttaaaataaaataaatggtccTTGAACAGTTGTAAAAGTATTCTCCTGatttcaaaattcaaaataaataagacTTCAATTTTTTAAGGAAGAACACATTTTAGAAGTCAGTTACTTCTACTGTCTTACAGTTAGATGattctggaagaaaaaaaatctccaaagtaCATTTATTGCTTCTTTCATATCatgttcttattttatgtattttttttttaatatctccaGTTCTACAGGCATCACTTGCCCTAGTGCACATGGCATTGAGACTCTGATGCTACCGACTATTCCTCTTACATCTGTTCTGGAGAATGGAAGTGCTTCAGATTTGACTCCATCAAAAGTTATTCTGCAGACCATCCCATGCTGCCAAGAAATTCAGGTTGGAGGAGATTCTCTTCCACATATGCTCTCCTCAGTCAATAGAACTCCAGAAATGCAACAACACCAAGTTTTGGTTGGTCACCTACCATCAGCTGACAGTGATCTCACAGCATTGATCAACAAGGATTCCCACCAATCCATAAACAGCCTTATTAACATGATGGAGCTCAGTTCCAATGGTCAACCAATAATAGCACAGCACCCTGGTACTGTCATTGCTACTGTTTTTAGAACAATGGAGCCCAATGTCATGAGCTTTAAAGAAGAGATGTTAAATTCCCAGTATCCTCAGCATTTACTTTCCAATATATCAAATGGAGTAGGAAGAATAGTAAACAAATATAATTCCACAGAAGAAACCATGCAACAAAATTTGAATTATCAACCACTACAGACTTTTGTTCTCAGCAAATCTCTGGAAACCAAAATGATGCAAGCCAAAGCAGATGTTTGTCTGAATAATCCTGGTGGGACGTCACCAAGCAGCCCAAACATTGGTCTTACCCCAGTGGCAGAACTGGAATTAAATACAGACTCAATAGTTATGCAATCGGAGCATGGACTCAGTCAACATGAAACTATTTTGGGAGTATCGGAGACATTCTCTTAAAGTGCTTGAAACTTTCTGCACATGATtgcaatatatataaatatataaataataaagtatTAAACAGGTGTCACTAACTTCAAAAGGAAATGAATAGTTAGCTTAGTTTACAACAggcttccttgtttttttttcctgtttgtcaTGTGTCACTGTTTTATGTGGACGACCAATGAAGCAAACTTGTGCTATTAAACCAGCAATACCTTTTCACAA
This genomic interval carries:
- the LOC115094275 gene encoding ETS-related transcription factor Elf-4-like, whose translation is MPKDLIVIDDDSSDPISTTCPRRNHSYPSQGSGSFSTSSFSDSLSTSNQATPAQQRLARPMKPGEKSQVATQEVRRKKQQQLLSEAHTLQPEQETVTNTIYATGSTGITCPSAHGIETLMLPTIPLTSVLENGSASDLTPSKVILQTIPCCQEIQVGGDSLPHMLSSVNRTPEMQQHQVLVGHLPSADSDLTALINKDSHQSINSLINMMELSSNGQPIIAQHPGTVIATVFRTMEPNVMSFKEEMLNSQYPQHLLSNISNGVGRIVNKYNSTEETMQQNLNYQPLQTFVLSKSLETKMMQAKADVCLNNPGGTSPSSPNIGLTPVAELELNTDSIVMQSEHGLSQHETILGVSETFS